NNNNNNNNNNNNNNNNNNNNNNNNNNNNNNNNNNNNNNNNNNNNNNNNNNNNNNNNNNNNNNNNNNNNNNNNNNNNNNNNNNNNNNNNNNNNNNNNNNNNNNNNNNNNNNNNNNNNNNNNNNNNNNNNNNNNNNNNNNNNNNNNNNNNNNNNNNNNNNNNNNNNNNNNNNNNNNNNNNNNNNNNNNNNNNNNNNNNNNNNNNNNNNNNNNNNNNNNNNNNNNNNNNNNNNNNNNNNNNNNNNNNNNNNNNNNNNNNNNNNNNNNNNNNNNNNNNNNNNNNNNNNNNNNNNNNNNNNNNNNNNNNNNNNNNNNNNNNNNNNNNNNNNNNNNNNNNNNNNNNNNNNNNNNNNNNNNNNNNNNNNNNNNNNNNNNNNNNNNNNNNNNNNNNNNNNNNNNNNNNNNNNNNNNNNNNNNNNNNNNNNNNNNNNNNNNNNNNNNNNNNNNNNNNNNNNNNNNNNNNNNNNNNNNNNNNNNNNNNNNNNNNNNNNNNNNNNNNNNNNNNNNNNNNNNNNNNNNNNNNNNNNNNNNNNNNNNNNNNNNNNNNNNNNNNNNNNNNNNNNNNNNNNNNNNNNNNNNNNNNNNNNNNNNNNNNNNNNNNNNNNNNNNNNNNNNNNNNNNNNNNNNNNNNNNNNNNNNNNNNNNNNNNNNNNNNNNNNNNNNNNNNNNNNNNNNNNNNNNNNNNNNNNNNNNNNNNNNNNNNNNNNNNNNNNNNNNNNNNNNNNNNNNNNNNNNNNNNNNNNNNNNNNNNNNNNNNNNNNNNNNNNNNNNNNNNNNNNNNNNNNNNNNNNNNNNNNNNNNNNNNNNNNNNNNNNNNNNNNNNNNNNNNNNNNNNNNNNNNNNNNNNNNNNNNNNNNNNNNNNNNNNNNNNNNNNNNNNNNNNNNNNNNNNNNNNNNNNNNNNNNNNNNNNNNNNNNNNNNNNNNNNNNNNNNNNNNNNNNNNNNNNNNNNNNNNNNNNNNNNNNNNNNNNNNNNNNNNNNNNNNNNNNNNNNNNNNNNNNNNNNNNNNNNNNNNNNNNNNNNNNNNNNNNNNNNNNNNNNNNNNNNNNNNNNNNNNNNNNNNNNNNNNNNNNNNNNNNNNNNNNNNNNNNNNNNNNNNNNNNNNNNNNNNNNNNNNNNNNNNNNNNNNNNNNNNNNNNNNNNNNNNNNNNNNNNNNNNNNNNNNNNNNNNNNNNNNNNNNNNNNNNNNNNNNNNNNNNNNNNNNNNNNNNNNNNNNNNNNNNNNNNNNNNNNNNNNNNNNNNNNNNNNNNNNNNNNNNNNNNNNNNNNNNNNNNNNNNNNNNNNNNNNNNNNNNNNNNNNNNNNNNNNNNNNNNNNNNNNNNNNNNNNNNNNNNNNNNNNNNNNNNNNNNNNNNNNNNNNNNNNNNNNNNNNNNNNNNNNNNNNNNNNNNNNNNNNNNNNNNNNNNNNNNNNNNNNNNNNNNNNNNNNNNNNNNNNNNNNNNNNNNNNNNNNNNNNNNNNNNNNNNNNNNNNNNNNNNNNNNNNNNNNNNNNNNNNNNNNNNNNNNNNNNNNNNNNNNNNNNNNNNNNNNNNNNNNNNNNNNNNNNNNNNNNNNNNNNNNNNNNNNNNNNNNNNNNNNNNNNNNNNNNNNNNNNNNNNNNNNNNNNNNNNNNNNNNNNNNNNNNNNNNNNNNNNNNNNNNNNNNNNNNNNNNNNNNNNNNNNNNNNNNNNNNNNNNNNNNNNNNNNNNNNNNNNNNNNNNNNNNNNNNNNNNNNNNNNNNNNNNNNNNNNNNNNNNNNNNNNNNNNNNNNNNNNNNNNNNNNNNNNNNNNNNNNNNNNNNNNNNNNNNNNNNNNNNNNNNNNNNNNNNNNNNNNNNNNNNNNNNNNNNNNNNNNNNNNNNNNNNNNNNNNNNNNNNNNNNNNNNNNNNNNNNNNNNNNNNNNNNNNNNNNNNNNNNNNNNNNNNNNNNNNNNNNNNNNNNNNNNNNNNNNNNNNNNNNNNNNNNNNNNNNNNNNNNNNNNNNNNNNNNNNNNNNNNNNNNNNNNNNNNNNNNNNNNNNNNNNNNNNNNNNNNNNNNNNNNNNNNNNNNNNNNNNNNNNNNNNNNNNNNNNNNNNNNNNNNNNNNNNNNNNNNNNNNNNNNNNNNNNNNNNNNNNNNNNNNNNNNNNNNNNNNNNNNNNNNNNNNNNNNNNNNNNNNNNNNNNNNNNNNNNNNNNNNNNNNNNNNNNNNNNNNNNNNNNNNNNNNNNNNNNNNNNNNNNNNNNNNNNNNNNNNNNNNNNNNNNNNNNNNNNNNNNNNNNNNNNNNNNNNNNNNNNNNNNNNNNNNNNNNNNNNNNNNNNNNNNNNNNNNNNNNNNNNNNNNNNNNNNNNNNNNNNNNNNNNNNNNNNNNNNNNNNNNNNNNNNNNNNNNNNNNNNNNNNNNNNNNNNNNNNNNNNNNNNNNNNNNNNNNNNNNNNNNNNNNNNNNNNNNNNNNNNNNNNNNNNNNNNNNNNNNNNNNNNNNNNNNNNNNNNNNNNNNNNNNNNNNNNNNNNNNNNNNNNNNNNNNNNNNNNNNNNNNNNNNNNNNNNNNNNNNNNNNNNNNNNNNNNNNNNNNNNNNNNNNNNNNNNNNNNNNNNNNNNNNNNNNNNNNNNNNNNNNNNNNNNNNNNNNNNNNNNNNNNNNNNNNNNNNNNNNNNNNNNNNNNNNNNNNNNNNNNNNNNNNNNNNNNNNNNNNNNNNNNNNNNNNNNNNNNNNNNNNNNNNNNNNNNNNNNNNNNNNNNNNNNNNNNNNNNNNNNNNNNNNNNNNNNNNNNNNNNNNNNNNNNNNNNNNNNNNNNNNNNNNNNNNNNNNNNNNNNNNNNNNNNNNNNNNNNNNNNNNNNNNNNNNNNNNNNNNNNNNNNNNNNNNNNNNNNNNNNNNNNNNNNNNNNNNNNNNNNNNNNNNNNNNNNNNNNNNNNNNNNNNNNNNNNNNNNNNNNNNNNNNNNNNNNNNNNNNNNNNNNNNNNNNNNNNNNNNNNNNNNNNNNNNNNNNNNNNNNNNNNNNNNNNNNNNNNNNNNNNNNNNNNNNNNNNNNNNNNNNNNNNNNNNNNNNNNNNNNNNNNNNNNNNNNNNNNNNNNNNNNNNNNNNNNNNNNNNNNNNNNNNNNNNNNNNNNNNNNNNNNNNNNNNNNNNNNNNNNNNNNNNNNNNNNNNNNNNNNNNNNNNNNNNNNNNNNNNNNNNNNNNNNNNNNNNNNNNNNNNNNNNNNNNNNNNNNNNNNNNNNNNNNNNNNNNNNNNNNNNNNNNNNNNNNNNNNNNNNNNNNNNNNNNNNNNNNNNNNNNNNNNNNNNNNNNNNNNNNNNNNNNNNNNNNNNNNNNNNNNNNNNNNNNNNNNNNNNNNNNNNNNNNNNNNNNNNNNNNNNNNNNNNNNNNNNNNNNNNNNNNNNNNNNNNNNNNNNNNNNNNNNNNNNNNNNNNNNNNNNNNNNNNNNNNNNNNNNNNNNNNNNNNNNNNNNNNNNNNNNNNNNNNNNNNNNNNNNNNNNNNNNNNNNNNNNNNNNNNNNNNNNNNNNNNNNNNNNNNNNNNNNNNNNNNNNNNNNNNNNNNNNNNNNNNNNNNNNNNNNNNNNNNNNNNNNNNNNNNNNNNNNNNNNNNNNNNNNNNNNNNNNNNNNNNNNNNNNNNNNNNNNNNNNNNNNNNNNNNNNNNNNNNNNNNNNNNNNNNNNNNNNNNNNNNNNNNNNNNNNNNNNNNNNNNNNNNNNNNNNNNNNNNNNNNNNNNNNNNNNNNNNNNNNNNNNNNNNNNNNNNNNNNNNNNNNNNNNNNNNNNNNNNNNNNNNNNNNNNNNNNNNNNNNNNNNNNNNNNNNNNNNNNNNNNNNNNNNNNNNNNNNNNNNNNNNNNNNNNNNNNNNNNNNNNNNNNNNNNNNNNNNNNNNNNNNNNNNNNNNNNNNNNNNNNNNNNNNNNNNNNNNNNNNNNNNNNNNNNNNNNNNNNNNNNNNNNNNNNNNNNNNNNNNNNNNNNNNNNNNNNNNNNNNNNNNNNNNNNNNNNNNNNNNNNNNNNNNNNNNNNNNNNNNNNNNNNNNNNNNNNNNNNNNNNNNNNNNNNNNNNNNNNNNNNNNNNNNNNNNNNNNNNNNNNNNNNNNNNNNNNNNNNNNNNNNNNNNNNNNNNNNNNNNNNNNNNNNNNNNNNNNNNNNNNNNNNNNNNNNNNNNNNNNNNNNNNNNNNNNNNNNNNNNNNNNNNNNNNNNNNNNNNNNNNNNNNNNNNNNNNNNNNNNNNNNNNNNNNNNNNNNNNNNNNNNNNNNNNNNNNNNNNNNNNNNNNNNNNNNNNNNNNNNNNNNNNNNNNNNNNNNNNNNNNNNNNNNNNNNNNNNNNNNNNNNNNNNNNNNNNNNNNNNNNNNNNNNNNNNNNNNNNNNNNNNNNNNNNNNNNNNNNNNNNNNNNNNNNNNNNNNNNNNNNNNNNNNNNNNNNNNNNNNNNNNNNNNNNNNNNNNNNNNNNNNNNNNNNNNNNNNNNNNNNNNNNNNNNNNNNNNNNNNNNNNNNNNNNNNNNNNNNNNNNNNNNNNNNNNNNNNNNNNNNNNNNNNNNNNNNNNNNNNNNNNNNNNNNNNNNNNNNNNNNNNNNNNNNNNNNNNNNNNNNNNNNNNNNNNNNNNNNNNNNNNNNNNNNNNNNNNNNNNNNNNNNNNNNNNNNNNNNNNNNNNNNNNNNNNNNNNNNNNNNNNNNNNNNNNNNNNNNNNNNNNNNNNNNNNNNACCATAATGGCTAAACtcttatttgatcaattgaatGTTCCTAATCTTATCATTATCTTCAAGGCATCAACATATACCATTTCATTACTAAAttattcacatatcataaacACATGTTATAAAATTGTCCCTAGTAAATTCAAATGAAGTTCAAGTATCCTTGTCTAAATCACACCTTGAGAAAGTTGTTCTTACTATTTCAAACCTCGtcaatttcattattaaaattcgaaatgctcaatactaagttatttttataaccACACAACTTACGTACTAAACTGCATAATATCATCCCCTACCACAAATGtcaaatttgaaaatgtctCCTCACCGTTGGTGAGAGAATGAAACAAGAATTTTGACCTTAAACCAAACCACACACGCACGATTAGGAATGAAAGAAGAAAGTTTCCTAAAGTCCTGTAGTCTCTCAAAGATAAGTAACGGACGTCTCCGCACCTATCCGTAAGACTCTACAGACTCAGCTCTTGTACTCGTGAGAccgatgaacctagggctctgatagaAAATATGATcgttattttttaaatggagaGAGTAATAAATTGGGACCACGATATGGGCCTTACGTAAGGACATCGAAATATTAACTCAAAGAAAAATTAGTGTATTTATTAGTTCAATTCATTTATTAGGACGAGTCAAGCTTCTCAATAATATATGTAAAGTGGGAGCGATAATGATTTCGACGGTAATGATAAAGGATATCTCGGAGAGGGCGATGGGTTTGGTCATGGTAGGTTGGATcgaattaaaattgaataattttaatcaatttgaagtttttcATCTAAGAAAGGgatatatttttaagtttatttgtgatagagataaaaataacttaaaattaaaatcaatcgATGAAATAAAgttaaaggatatttttgatCGCAATAAATTAtggtaggtgaagaaaaaagggaaatgaAAAAGCATACTACAACACGAGTATCACGAGGCATTAAAGATGTGGACGTGATATCAATTATATTTGTACAAATCACTATTTTGAAAATCCAGTAACTTTCACATGTGatttctttgtattaattatttatgtgatttctttgtattaataataattacaacaagacaaaaaaaaataaatatcacgTCTTGTCATTTCACTGGTTTCAATTCTTAGCTGTAAAAGAAATACTTACACAATGCCTGTAAAGTATGTGATACTCTTCGTGTAAAATTAAAGTTTGTATCGTGATTTAGTTGTTTCGGAAggtaatataaataatttgagattGATTTTTCTTCGTATAGAATAAACTTAgtgtaatttatattttttatataatttgtaggctattattaaatagtaaatatttgaAGGACAGAAAATATGACAATGTTATAACAAGGGagagttatatcaaagttctaacaagaaaagaaaaggaattaattagtatataatttatatttagttGATCATGTTTTTATCTAaaacaaactataaaaataagtttacttgattatttatTCTATTCTTTATTAGGACAAACTTTGAAAACGTTACTGAACtgatcttttatttgttttttttgagttgtttttgtTAGAGAGTGCGTTATTTTTATGTGGGATTTTGTAACGCGAATCGTAATTTAATCGGGCTTCAATAGGAAAAAATTGTGGGATGTTAATCGATATTTCATCGtcgtaatttattttttatattttactaaatatcaattaataaaaataatatgctaaaataatgtattttcataataaatGTATCACATccaaatttgataaataaattatggtaggtgaagaaaaaagGAACATAAAAAAGTGTACTACAAAGTATTAATCAATCACAGTAGGTGagaaaccaaaaagaaaatgttgTGGGATGTTGATTGGTATTCTATCGTCGGATAATTACATTATTAtgtatcaattaaaataaaaataattttgatcatatatattatatacgaatattttttaatttttgcataattttacttatttatattttaaataaaaattatggctaaatttcaaatattacaCCTTAGTTgaactaaatttttaaaaagataataaataaaaataaaatagtgaaaaataaTGTTGAAAAGGATAATATCGGGGAAGATGTATTTTCAATAATGCAATCAATACGGGGCCAATCCAGCATATTGTCAGGGTTTtggaatattattatttatatataattaaaattatattataaatgtcacgacccgaaatgggtgtgatggcactcgtcttatcccaccaagacaagtcagcctaaaacccaatatctaacaaagtgcgaaagtaaatgacaatccaacaacaatttctataaaagaaaaccaagtcatattaattcaatcccaaaaaccaggttgtcacgtgcacaagcctctaatgtaaaaaTTAGAATTGGAACAAAATAGAAAtctaaatgaagttgtctttcaagtaaaaacaaagtcataaactggagtaggaaagttcgctgagatgacaagcagctacctcacaatcctccacaagatgcctcggaaacgaagagaatggaaggtatcacaaaaattccggctcgtaacctacaaaaatctgtaagaggcgatctccttgggagggatgtaaaggagccataggtcacgggttcgattctcccTTGAGGCTGCATGCCAATAAGAGGGGATTAAAAGAGCGAATGGCCGCCCATGGCAGAGACAATACCTGAATATGTGAATCCCGAGGGGGTTGtcacaataaatatataaagtagatagtaaattttatttaattgattcgtgtgttaaaatataaagaaagcgaatgaataaaggaaattttGGAGAATGGATAAAATAAGATTATCggattattttaaataagatcgaattattgagttaaaataaggaatatgatttttttaaaaaaaatcaaataatttagatcaattttgaaaatatcGTCTAATTAGCgataaatttaatgaaattaataataaaaaaagtaaaatttattttaatagtaaaaataaaatcaaacctTTTCCCAAAACTCGAAAACGTTTGATACAAAGAATCAAATAAcatgtgaattttatttttgaatgtcAGTGTTGAGGTGATGGGAATAAATTGGTACCTTCAATGGGCCATACGTAAGGACATGTACGTGTCGAAACATTAAAACCCAAAGAAAAATAGATGTATTTATTAGTTCAATTCATTTATTAGGGAGACTCAACCTACTCACATTTACGTGGGATGGTTGTTAcgcattattttatattatattatattgtattttgaattttttattttattttatatggtattttttatttttttagatgttAAAAGTTTGATTTTAATCAGATATTtgcatatgaaatttttaatttttttgaactaaaaaatttatatatttgtaaactacgtaaagaGTATTATAagttacaaaatatttaaaatgttaaaaggaCCTATGAAAAACTTACGATCAGAGATATATttgtttgaatctcgaaatgcgaaaagtgtcacataaaatgggacggatgGAGTagtattttattgtattaatgAATACATTCTTTGGATAAATTATATCgttttttgttgttatataaTGTCGTACATTCATAATTTGAGCGATAAATCTATAAGAAAAGTAAGGTACGGAGTAGAGCTATGATGAAATGGTAGgataaaagatgaaatatgattattgaataagaaataaacataaaataagaagaaaatgttAAGGTAACAATGCGATCACACCAAATCAGTTGTTACATAAAATGCGTCTTTTCTTTGTTAACtaacgatacaatacaatagaatTTACGTAAAAATCGAAacaaaaattgtatttaaactAACGATACAAATACAATACAACAGATAACAACAATCTAAACAAGATGTCAATGTTGGAAAATATTGAAACGCTATATATTATACAGTAAAATCTTACTAAATTAATACTCGGTTAATTAATAACTTCTCTAAGATAATAATTTCtcagaaaaaatttcaaaatgtcaatattttgatatttaatggGTTTTCTTAGGCACACTTTCAGTATTTATCttaaatgtcaatattttaatttgttatgtatttaatttatgaatatagTTCGGCAGTCTTCTTCTCTGATCTCCCTTTATTCTTCGtcttctatgtttttttttccaatttttttcacCAAATTCAAATCTGAATTTGTATTAACTTATGCATTAGTAACCATATAAGAAAAAATcgaaattattaaatatgaatatataaaaaaaaattacaatatataatgtatgaattgtaatgtagattactacaaattacaatctactaaatttcaaatatgaaaaaaaaaatcacaaaaaaaataatagtgtttaaaatactaaaaatctgaaatgcataaatattttatgagtatgttaacaaactcatataaatatagaaaaaatgacGGAAAATCCGTAATACATACAATCGAAAATTCAACTTAATGagtgattttaaaaataaaatctcataaaatctcgcaaaataaatgatgacttagaaaatatctttatcaattgagagatttcttgaattaattGATAGATCTGGACAAATTAGTATGAATTTGAATAATtagttcttcttcaacaatgagGGAGAGAATAAAGGTGAAAATTTGATGAAAGAGAAACGTGAATGATAGGGACAATGGTGAAAGCTGAAAAgttgatgaaagaaaaaaattggaaaacatgaaagatgaaaaataagtttaatgATATTAAAGCATAGGAAAAAGCGTACATAAATGGATAGTGAATGTATTTCATGTTGGACTGTTTTGAGAAACAAAAGGGAagataaataatagtatttgaatacaaattattttttaaaatattaatattttaaataattattttaaagcataaatatttttactaattaagttaggCGTCCTGACTAGTTTGCTAATTTTCCGATGATCATATGCATGTTTTGAGAGTGAGTCAACAAATTATACCTACACTATGACCATTTTGTGAGGGTGTGTAACCAATTTTGGGCTTTTTGGCACCGATTAAGCCCAACTTCTTTGTTAACAACCTTGTTAAAATCTCTTGatccaaaaatgttgctttgtTCTCACCTATAAATCTTTTTTGAAGCATTGATTTGTTTGAATAGTATGAAAATGAAAAACGAATAGCAAACACATAAGCTAAAGAAAGTATTGatcaaactaagccattatataacgtaattcaccaaaataatatgtttttttaaaattttacaaaattagtataaacgtatttcacagtaacgttttagggtatattttattttttaaaaattgacggcgtcagattgatatacgttactcacggtgacgttttactcctaaaacgttactgtgagtaacgtctTACTCTtaaaacgttacttacagtaaggttttaggagtaaaacgttactcaatAAAACGTCTTAGGAAtaaaacgttactcacagtaacgtatatcaacctaacgctgttagtttttaaaaattgaaatataccctaaaacgttactgtgaaatacgtttatactagttttgtaaaattttgaaaaaatatatttttttggtaaattattttatataatgacttagtttggtaaaaaattcaagatataagatagcaacaagtattgatcaaactaagccattatataaagtaatttatcaaaataatacttttttttcaaaattttacaaaactagtataaacgtatttcacagtaacgttttagggtatattttattttttaaaagctgACGACGTtagattgatatacgttactcatagtaacgttttactcctaaaaaagttactgtgagtaacgttaCTCTTAAAACGTTACAGTAACGTTTAAGATGTAAAATGTTACTCAAAaaaacgttttaggagtaaaacgttactcacagtaacgtatatcaacctaacgctgttagttttaaaaaattaaaatataccctaaaacgttactatgaaatacgtttatactagttttataaaattttgaaaaaatatattattttgataaattattttatataatgatttAGTTTGGTAAAAAATTCCTCTTTTGTCCAATGGACAATTCCACATTTGTTTGTACTTAGTTGGAAAAGGGCTCTAATAGATCTTGGAAACTGTTTGAGGTTTAGTCTCTTGAGAAGAAGTGAAGTTGAAAATAACAATGGTTCGACTGATTAAAACCTTTGAGATCTTGCTAGAGTCGAATGATGTGATGATTGAAGAAATATGACAAGCCTATACGTTAAAATGTGCAAGCATTTAGTTATTGGGTAAAAGAACTAATAATCTCCAACAAATTAAGTTGTAACAAGATAACAAATGCAACTTTATTATACTACGTAATCGAAAATGATaatgacaacaacaataacaaagtAAATGAAACTTGCCAAACCTTACGAAGCTACTTAGAGTATCACTAATGTTCCACGCGTGGTAGGGGATAAAAggctaaaaagaaaagaaatacttgATATCATTATCAATTTCAAATAGATGCATATGATCTTCCTTCAAATCCACTTGCACACAAATCCCATTGCCACATTCTGAATCATACAACCAGCAAAACTGATCATGTCTTGACCCAAAATGCATCAAACATGGCTTTCCCCAACCAAAATCAGCTTCTTGTATAGGAAATTTACATAAACTTGAACTTATGTACTTATCAACTTCATCACTTCCTCCCCAATCTTGTGCTAGGgaacttttattatatatatttgacacCGCGGAAACTATGTCCTCCGGTGAAGTCTTGTCACAAGTAGTGATAGTTTCCTTCACAGTGTTATGAATTAATGTCACGAATTCGTGCAACTCCATCTTGTTCTCTCCAGGTATGAATTTTATAGGGGCGTCAACTCcaagatttccaaaagatttttcTACTTGAGGTAAAGAAGTCAACCTAGTGCGCAAGTTTATTGGGATGTTCATTAAAGAACGTCTTAGATATCCGTGCTTCTTTTCTGAAGCACGGATTAATGCCCTCCATAGGAGGGCCATAATCATTTCAACTCTTGACGGCTTAAATTTGCATAAATCTCCACCAACTTTTTCTCTTAGCCTTGAAATGGAATCTTCATTGATGTATAGCCTTTTGGCTACTAATTTAGACTCCACGCGATCTTCTGTAGGAACACGAGGCAAGACAAGCTTCGATAAATCTCTCGTTGGGAAAACATCAACCAAATTAAAGCTCATGAAATCGATCTTCTCTACAGGAATCTCAAGTCTACACACTTTGGACCACTCGTTGATAAAACTAAAAGTTGAATAACCATCCATTGCAATGTGCGCGTGGCTCATAGATAGAGCCAAGCCACCACACTCAAATTCCGTGATTTGGATAATGACAAGTGGCATGGTAAATAAATTAGATGGATCTACATTCCATGAATCTTGAGGCCAACAAAGCAATGAAAGGTTAACATCCTTATGTGCTTTATCAAGAAATTCATTGAGTTTACCATTAACTTTTGCTTTTATAAATTTAACCCCTTGATCCTGGCAGGATATCGAGTTATCCTCGGTAAACCTGCCAGAAATAGGGTAAACATGAGTTAAAATCCTAGATAAGGATTGCTCAAGTTGTTCTTCACGATGAGATGGGAAATTAATGTTGTTGGTAGgaggataaaaaaaaacaagaggTAAATGTGTCTCATCAGATATTTGATCAAAGAAACATAACTTGTAATTTTGGAGATGATTTGGAGTTGGTGAAGATGGTTTTATGAATTTTGTGGATATGATTTCAACTTGCatgttttctttttgaaatgccATGAGTATATAGATTTGGTGAACTTGCAAAAGAGAGATTAAGCAAAGCTAAGATATATAGTGGCACTTCACTCTTCCCCTTcatatagaaaaaaaagatatgattttttgatttatcgatttttgaGCTGGTTTAACCAACAAGAAAAtgctcataaaataaatatacgaCTTCTTCAATAATTTGACGCGACATGATAATAATGTAGCTTTACATAATgttcataattaaaatagaaacaatATTTACCACCGCGTAAATTAAAAGAACTATAAAAGTACAATACAAACAAAAGATCTAGGACAAT
This portion of the Solanum pennellii chromosome 12, SPENNV200 genome encodes:
- the LOC107006712 gene encoding pelargonidin 3-O-(6-caffeoylglucoside) 5-O-(6-O-malonylglucoside) 4'''-malonyltransferase-like, which produces MAFQKENMQVEIISTKFIKPSSPTPNHLQNYKLCFFDQISDETHLPLVFFYPPTNNINFPSHREEQLEQSLSRILTHVYPISGRFTEDNSISCQDQGVKFIKAKVNGKLNEFLDKAHKDVNLSLLCWPQDSWNVDPSNLFTMPLVIIQITEFECGGLALSMSHAHIAMDGYSTFSFINEWSKVCRLEIPVEKIDFMSFNLVDVFPTRDLSKLVLPRVPTEDRVESKLVAKRLYINEDSISRLREKVGGDLCKFKPSRVEMIMALLWRALIRASEKKHGYLRRSLMNIPINLRTRLTSLPQVEKSFGNLGVDAPIKFIPGENKMELHEFVTLIHNTVKETITTCDKTSPEDIVSAVSNIYNKSSLAQDWGGSDEVDKYISSSLCKFPIQEADFGWGKPCLMHFGSRHDQFCWLYDSECGNGICVQVDLKEDHMHLFEIDNDIKYFFSF